The nucleotide window CCGCACCGCGCGCACGTCTGCCCGCGCAATTTGAAACGCATCGTCCGTAAGATTTTGAAATGCGTGAACGAGGGAATCAATCATCTGGATACGACCGCGATCTGCTAATACGAAAAGCATATTCATGATGAAAGGATGGCTATCGGAAAATCCTTTTTCCAAAAGTGATTGCTGATCTTTCTTTGACATCTTCGGATGTGCCAGAACTTTATACAGTGCCGGCACGGAATGAAAAACGGTTCGCACGCCGTGCAGTTCTTCGTTGATCTGCTGGGTAACACCATTTTCATTCGCCAGTTCAAATAGTGCCTTCGCATAACGATTTGCTACTGCCGGTGTACTCATTCATTACCAACTTCTTTTAAATAGCTATCAATGAGTTTCTCTTGCTCGCCTTCATCCAGTTCCTTTTCGATCACCTTCGTAGCAATCGCTACCGAGAGGCTGGCGACTTGATCTCGGACGGATTCCAACGCTTGTTCTTTTTCTCGATTAATATCTGCAGCTGCCGCTTCTTTTAGACGTTCTCCTTCTGCTTTTGCATTATCGAGAATCTCTTTCGCTTGTTGCTCGCTCATTTTATTCGCGTTATCAATCATTGCTTGCGTATCTTCACGCGCTTTTTTCAATTCTTCGCGTTGTTGCTCAAGATATTGTTCAGCTTCCGCGCGGCTTTTTTCGGCATTATCCAGGTTATCATTGACTTGCTGTTCTCGTTTTTTCATCACGCCGAGAAGCGGTTTTAACGCCCAGCGGCTGACAACCCAAATGAGCAATGAGAAGATAAGCAACTGGTACAATGCATTGCCCCACTGAATATCCGCTATAAATTCCATCATATCCATACCCTATCTCACTCCTTCCAGCGATACATAAGGAATGGCGAAGGTTCCCCCGGGAAACGTCATCGCCATTCCTATAGCCTTATCTGTTATCCGCCGATGCCGAATACCAACATGAATGAAATCGCGATAGCGATAATCGGCACGGCTTCTGCAAGCGGAATACCAATGAACATAAGCGTCTGTAATGTTCCCCTTAGTTCCGGTTGACGGGAAACCCCTTCTAAAACACCTTTTACGATGATCGCGACGGCAATACCCCCGCCAATCGCTGCGAGTCCTGCTGCAATCCCTGCTGCCAATTGAGCCATTGAATAAATCCTCC belongs to Salicibibacter cibi and includes:
- a CDS encoding F0F1 ATP synthase subunit delta, which codes for MSTPAVANRYAKALFELANENGVTQQINEELHGVRTVFHSVPALYKVLAHPKMSKKDQQSLLEKGFSDSHPFIMNMLFVLADRGRIQMIDSLVHAFQNLTDDAFQIARADVRAVRQLSDKEKEAVARQFAKKVNNRQVVVTEHQDEELIGGLIVRIGDTVYDGSVQGMLRRMERKIVSTNR
- the atpF gene encoding F0F1 ATP synthase subunit B; amino-acid sequence: MDMMEFIADIQWGNALYQLLIFSLLIWVVSRWALKPLLGVMKKREQQVNDNLDNAEKSRAEAEQYLEQQREELKKAREDTQAMIDNANKMSEQQAKEILDNAKAEGERLKEAAAADINREKEQALESVRDQVASLSVAIATKVIEKELDEGEQEKLIDSYLKEVGNE
- the atpE gene encoding F0F1 ATP synthase subunit C; its protein translation is MAQLAAGIAAGLAAIGGGIAVAIIVKGVLEGVSRQPELRGTLQTLMFIGIPLAEAVPIIAIAISFMLVFGIGG